Proteins encoded by one window of Candidatus Zixiibacteriota bacterium:
- a CDS encoding cobalamin-binding protein, with product MQIFEEISSSLQAGNHDQVASFTKQAIEQKIEAKQILDNGLIAGMNVVGEKFKKHQIFLPHVLLAAKAMYAGMELLKPLLIEEDVPTIGKVVIGTVKGDLHDIGKNLVGIMLKGAGFEVIDLGNDVTPEEFVETATAEKADAIGMSALLTTTMTGMKEVIELLKQNNMRDKIKVIIGGAPISREFAEEIGADAYAYDGLNAVESLKKFMEIN from the coding sequence ATGCAGATATTTGAAGAAATCTCAAGCAGTTTACAGGCTGGCAATCACGATCAGGTTGCCAGTTTCACAAAACAGGCGATCGAACAAAAAATCGAGGCAAAGCAGATTCTCGACAACGGTTTGATAGCCGGAATGAACGTAGTGGGCGAGAAATTCAAGAAACACCAGATATTTCTGCCCCATGTCTTACTGGCGGCGAAAGCTATGTACGCGGGAATGGAGCTTTTAAAACCGCTTCTGATCGAGGAGGATGTTCCCACGATCGGCAAAGTTGTAATTGGGACTGTGAAAGGCGACCTGCATGATATCGGCAAGAACCTGGTCGGGATTATGCTCAAGGGGGCTGGATTTGAAGTAATCGATCTGGGCAATGATGTCACTCCCGAGGAATTCGTTGAAACAGCTACGGCCGAAAAGGCAGATGCTATCGGGATGTCAGCGCTTTTGACTACGACGATGACCGGAATGAAGGAGGTTATTGAACTTCTGAAGCAGAATAATATGCGCGATAAGATCAAAGTGATTATCGGCGGAGCCCCGATCAGCAGAGAGTTTGCCGAGGAAATCGGCGCTGATGCCTACGCTTATGACGGTCTTAACGCTGTCGAATCTCTCAAGAAGTTTATGGAAATCAATTAA
- a CDS encoding methionine synthase: MKSFFLKLNSVHALVADGAMGTQLFEHGLETGECPEKYNLTHPEIIKSVARAYYRAGADIIQTNTFGGTPLKLATYGLDDKTEQINKLAVEHVRSQVGEGAFVSGSCGPTGRILTPYGDTEPEKIYDSFKRQTRVLIESGVDLICIETMTDVSEAVLALKAVRDQNRKIPVVATMTFDPTPDGFFTIMGVTISEAVEKLTEAGADLVGSNCGNGIEKMIQVAREFISLTDKPVVIQSNAGLPQVRDGAVIYPETAEFMAEKAREMIKIGVKVIGGCCGTSPDHIKAFRQVVDSIQVTT, translated from the coding sequence ATGAAATCATTTTTTCTGAAATTGAATTCTGTCCATGCGTTAGTCGCTGACGGCGCTATGGGTACCCAGCTGTTTGAACATGGCCTCGAGACCGGTGAGTGCCCGGAGAAATATAACCTGACCCATCCTGAAATCATCAAATCTGTGGCCCGTGCCTACTATCGAGCAGGAGCAGATATTATCCAGACCAACACATTCGGGGGCACGCCACTCAAGCTTGCAACCTATGGCTTAGATGACAAAACCGAGCAAATTAACAAACTGGCAGTCGAGCATGTACGCAGTCAGGTTGGAGAAGGCGCGTTTGTTTCCGGTTCATGCGGGCCAACCGGAAGGATATTGACACCGTACGGCGACACTGAACCCGAGAAAATTTACGACAGTTTCAAAAGGCAGACACGTGTCCTGATAGAATCAGGGGTGGATTTGATCTGCATTGAAACCATGACCGATGTAAGCGAAGCTGTGCTGGCTCTGAAGGCGGTACGGGACCAGAACCGGAAAATCCCTGTTGTCGCCACAATGACTTTTGACCCCACTCCTGATGGTTTCTTCACCATTATGGGGGTGACAATATCGGAAGCGGTTGAAAAGCTGACTGAAGCAGGCGCAGACTTAGTTGGCTCCAATTGTGGCAACGGGATTGAAAAGATGATCCAGGTCGCTCGAGAATTTATCTCACTAACCGACAAACCTGTTGTGATACAATCAAATGCAGGCCTGCCTCAGGTGCGTGACGGGGCAGTGATCTATCCTGAAACAGCGGAGTTTATGGCAGAAAAGGCTCGCGAAATGATAAAAATCGGCGTTAAAGTGATTGGTGGATGTTGCGGGACAAGTCCGGATCATATTAAGGCTTTTCGCCAGGTGGTCGATTCTATACAGGTGACAACTTAA